A region of the Roseiflexus sp. RS-1 genome:
TGAACGTAATAACGGTGTACCCCGGACCGACGCGCACCGCCCATGCGCGGCGCTACAGTCCCGACAACCGGCGCGAGAGTCGTCGGATGGCGCCGGAACGTGTGGCGGCGTGCATCGCAACTGCTGTCGAACGGCGTCGCGCCAGGGTGATTCCGGGCATAACCAACCAGGCGATTGCACTGATCGGAAGCGTGGCGCCGACGCTGACCATGTATGCCATGCGGAAAACGCTCTTCGAGCGTCTGGAAGCCGTATCCGGCGATGTGAAGGCGGGGCGACCATGATCACGATCATCGGCGCCGGACCGGCGGGGCTTGCGATGGCTGCGGAACTGACGCGCCGCAATCGACCGTATCGCCTGATCGAACGGGGTCGTGTCGGCGAGGCGTGGCATCACCATTACGACCGCCTGCGACTGCATACGTTGAAGCATGTATCCGGGCTGCCCGGTTTTCCGATGCCTTCCCACTATCCCGACTTTCCGAGCCGCGCGCAGTTTCTGGAATACCTGCACCAGTATGCGCAGCACTTCGATCTGCGCATCGAGGAAGGGATCGAACTGCGCCGCGCCGACATCGATGGTGATCGCTGGCGGCTCGATACCAGTTGCGGAGAAGCGGATGCGTCCGTGCTGGTGATGGCAACCGGCATCTGGAGTGCGCCGGTACGTCCCCGATTGCCGGGCGAAGAGCGTTTTGCCGGTCTGATCCTGCACAGCCGCGACTACCGCAACCCGCATATCTTTCGCGGGCAACGAGTGCTGGTGGTTGGCGCGGGCAACTCAGGCGCCGAAATCGCCGTCGATCTCGCCGGGCATGGCGTCGAGACGGCAATCGTCGTGCGCAGTGGCGTCGCTTTTGTGCCCAGACCACGATCCGCCGCCGGTATGCGTCTGGCTGCATGGTTGTTGCGCACCCTGCCGCCATGGTTGGGGGCGCGTTTGTTGCGGCGACGCAACTTTCAACATCTCGGTTTGCCGCTACCGCCAGGTTCGCCGCTCTTCCACTATCCTGTCGTCGGCTATGAATTGCCGCAGGCAGTTGCCCGGCGGCGGGTAGCCGTCTACCCCGGCGTGGCACAGATCGAATCCGGGAGCGTCGTCTTTCAGGATGGTCGCCGCGCTCCTTTCGACGCAATCATTCTG
Encoded here:
- a CDS encoding flavin-containing monooxygenase; protein product: MITIIGAGPAGLAMAAELTRRNRPYRLIERGRVGEAWHHHYDRLRLHTLKHVSGLPGFPMPSHYPDFPSRAQFLEYLHQYAQHFDLRIEEGIELRRADIDGDRWRLDTSCGEADASVLVMATGIWSAPVRPRLPGEERFAGLILHSRDYRNPHIFRGQRVLVVGAGNSGAEIAVDLAGHGVETAIVVRSGVAFVPRPRSAAGMRLAAWLLRTLPPWLGARLLRRRNFQHLGLPLPPGSPLFHYPVVGYELPQAVARRRVAVYPGVAQIESGSVVFQDGRRAPFDAIILATGYRPALDPVAHLVTCDASGRPVVDRYWRARRHPTLVCIGYTYPTTEGWLQALGRVVRAAAHGIATQADTTLHDRRTAGALR